A DNA window from Plasmodium relictum strain SGS1 genome assembly, organelle: plastid:apicoplast contains the following coding sequences:
- the ORF91 gene encoding hypothetical protein: MKLCLLNKNLYVYLLKYIYGLNIYTINILLSINNVSIFNIYNNKFKIKLSLYRLNIYLYKVLKLKKNNIIKNKIKKFNIKNEKTFINKKNM; the protein is encoded by the coding sequence ATGAAATTATGTTTATTGAATAAAAATTTATATGTATATTTATTAAAATATATATATGGATTAAATATTTATACAATTAATATATTATTAAGTATAAATAATGTTAGTATTTTTAATATATATAATAATAAATTTAAAATTAAATTAAGTTTATACAGATTGAATATATATTTATATAAAGTATTGAAATTAAAAAAAAATAATATAATAAAAAATAAAATAAAAAAATTTAATATAAAAAATGAAAAAACGTTCATCAATAAAAAAAATATGTAA
- the RPL36 gene encoding apicoplast ribosomal protein L36, putative — translation MKKRSSIKKICNKCKLIKRFKKLHIICINKKHKQTQ, via the coding sequence ATGAAAAAACGTTCATCAATAAAAAAAATATGTAATAAATGTAAATTAATTAAACGTTTTAAAAAATTACATATTATTTGTATAAATAAAAAACATAAACAAACTCAATGA